TTGGTTGGGGTGTTAGCCGCCAAGTTCGTGGTCGTCGCGCAGACAGCCTGGTCAGGTCCGGCATTGGCGATCGTTGTAGCAGGCGTTACCGTGATGGTGCCGGTGGCTGTCGAAGTACAGCCTGCCAAGCTCGTCACCGTTACCGTGTAAGTCGTGGTAACCGATGGCGAAACCGTCAACGTTGCAGTCGTTGCACCAGTGTTCCAAGCGTAAGTCGCTCCACCAGAGGCAGTCAGCGTCGCAGAGGATCCGACGCAGATATTGGTGCTGCCTGTAACAACAGCCACTGGCAACGGATTGACTGTCACCGTGCGCGTTGCAGTCGAAGTGCAACCGGCGCCGCTGGTAACTGTGACGGTGTAGGTTGTCGTTGCCGTCGGATTCACCGAAATGGAAGCTGAGGTTGAACCCGTGCTCCATAGATATGTGCCACCGCCCGAGGCGGTCAACGTTGTGGATTGACCGGTACAGATGGTGTTGGTGCCAGCGATCGCTGCAACTGGAAGTGGATTGACCGTCACCGTGCCAGATGCAGTTGCTGTGCAACCTGCACCGCTTGTCACCGTCACAGTGTACGTCGTCGTCGATGTTGGATTCACAGAAATGGAAGCGGTAGTCGCACCGGTATTCCAGAGATACGTGCCACCGCCAGAAGCCGTAATTGTAGCCGTTTGGCCGTTGCAAATCGTTGCGCTCGTAGCGGCTGCGGCTGGCAATGGATTGACGGTCACCGTGCCTGTCGCATTAACTGAACCGCAACCACCTGTCAAGGGGATGCTGTAGTTAAACGTACCTGCTACTGTTGGCGTACCGCTGATGGTGATTGTATTCGAAGCCCAAACTGCGGTCACACCTGCAGGCAAACCCGTTGCTGCGCCGATGCCGGTCGCACCGGTTGTCGTGTGTGTCATATTCGGCGACAATGCCGTGTTGACGCAACGTGTCTGCGGGGTTGAGGCAGTAACCGTGTTGTTGGGGGTAACCGTAATCGTGCCGGTTGCATTCACCGCACCGCAACCACCTGTCAAGGGGATCGAGTAGTTGAATGTACCTGCAACAGTAGGTGTACCGCTGATGGTAATCGTATTCGAAGCCCAAGTAGCAGTCACGCCAGTTGGCAAGCCCGTTGCTGCGCCGATGCCGGTTGCTCCGGTTGTCGTATGCGTCATATTCGGCGAAAGTGCCGTATTGATGCAACGTGTTTGTGGGGTTGAGGCTGTAACCGTGTTGTTGGGGATTACGGTGACGGTAACCTGTGCACATGTTGTCGTGTTGCAGGTGCCTGTGGCACGCACAAAATAGGTCGTCGTGACCGTCGGTGACACCGTGATCGATGATCCAGAGCCCGCCGATGTGCTGCCGCAGCTTCCGGTAAACCATTGGTAGGAGGCGCCCGTACCCAAAGCACCACCAACTTGCGTCAGCGTTGTGCTACCGCCAACGCAAATAGAAGTTACGCCGCTGACGCTGGTAGGGGCAGTTGAAGGTGTATTGAGGGTCACGGTTACTGGTGTCCTCGTTGCAGAAACACAAGCTGCTGCCAACGGAGAATTCCAAGCGATTACGACTTGCCCATGGCCAGCTCTCACACCGGTGGAAGTTGATCCTGCAGTGACACCCCCAAGGTAGGAGGAACCACCGCCGCCACCACCGCCGCCGACACCTGAGCCGTCACTAGCTCCGCCGCCGCCGCCGCCACCGAAATAGCCGCCGCCGCCGCCGCCGCCTGCAACGTCATATTGACCATTGGCACCGGTGCCACCTGTGCCGGAAACACCAATAGTTCCGACGTTTCCGCCGCCTCCATCGGCAGCTCCAGCATTACCACCGCCACCTGCGGTTCCACCACCTCCATAGTTAATTCCCGATCCAGGGTAAGTAAAGCCACAGTCGTAGGCAGCACCACCGTTGGTGCCAATGGCACCACCAGCACCACCGCCGCCACCACCGCATCCGCAAGGCTGGCATGAACCATTGCAGTAGTCGCGTCCGGCACCACCTCCACCTGCTGCAACAATCACACGGTTTGTGAGGGAAACGCCACCCACGCGCACGTCGGATGCGCCACCACCACCAGCGGCAAAGCCACCCGAACAGCTACCTCCAGCAACACCAAGTCCACCGGTTCCACCACCGTTGAAACCACCAGTTCCAGAAGCATCGCCCTGGCCACCCACATAAACGTTGAGTACCTGACCCGGGGTTACGGCAAGCGTTCCAGTTGCAGAACCACCAAGACCGCCCGTCGAATTGGTTGTCAAACGGTCATTGGGATTTCCTCCCTGTGCGCCCAGCGCAGTTATCGAAATTGAAGTCACACCGGATGGAACCGTAAATGTTTGAATTCCGCCGTTGTAGTTGAATGTTTGCGAACCGCTTCCACCGCCGGAAAGGGTTACTGCCTCCGCATAATAAGTGGTTGTGGAGCCAGGAGACACCAAAAAGTTGGCGCCACTTGCTGTAGTGCCAATGGCTACCCCACCCGACGGAACTGTATACCAATTGATATTGTTTCCGGTTGAAATGGCATTCAGGTTACTTGATGCACCAATGCATATCGCAGAAGGGCTCGCAGTAACAGAAGTCGGAGATGCAGGCACTGGCGTTACGTTAATCGTAGTTGAGATACATCCCGTTGTGTTACAAGTCCCAGAATATCTTGCGAAGTACGTGGTCGTAGAACCAGGCGCAACCGAAATTGAAGCACCGCTGCCGACGAAAGTACTACCACAACTACCCGAATACCATTGTACCGAGGCACCTGATCCGAGAGATCCGCCGACCGCAGTGAGCGTCGTGGCAGTTCCCGCGCAGATTGTGGTTGCCCCTGAAATGGATGTAGGAGCGACGGATGCCGAATTTACATTCACCGTGACCGAGGCGCATCCTGTGATGTTACATGTGCCAGAATATCTCGCAAAATAAGTCGTAGTTGAACCCGGCGTTACTGAAATCGAAGCACCGTTTCCGATGAATGTACCTCCACAGCTACCGGAATACCATTGAACGACAGCTCCTGTACCCAACGAACCCCCAACGGCGGTAAGGGTAGTCGATGACCCTGCGCAAACGGAGGCTATGCCCGAGATGGACGTTGGTGCGACGGAGGGTGAATTTACAGTGAGGGCGAGATTATCGTCCCCTGCCATGACCACGTTCACAAAACTTGACCCATTTGAATACAAGGACAAGTCACCATAGAGCGTTGCCGAAGGGGTTATCGCGCTCGTGTAGTTGACGACCCCGTTTTTCTTGTAGACAATTTGATTGTTACTTGTCCATTCGACGCGGAATACATCGCCAGTGTTATAGGGTCCCAACGAGGCTGGGTTGCCACAATTCTCGTAGATGTACTCATTGCCATCGGCAGCCAAATAGATGGCGTAGTCGATGCTGCAATAACTATTGTCAGCGGCGGGATCGGAATTCAATCCCATCATTTTGTAAGTATTCGTTTGACCAGCCTGAAACTGAATGAAGCCACCTACCCTTACATTTTGTAAGCTGTAAGCACCCGCATCCCATCCATCGGGACCATTCTTGGTAATCGAGTTGCCGCTGGTGAATGCATTGCCGGAAACTGCGGTCCACGCGATATTTTGTGAAGACCCTGTAAATACGACCCCGCAGGCATCTGTGACTTTCCTGCGATAATAGATCGTCCCAACTGTACCTGGAGGGGTATATGTTACCCCTGTGGCTCCGGGGATATCCGAAAAGTTGATGTTGTCGTTGGACGATTGCCATTGGTAGGCATAACCGCCACTGCCACCGACCGCAGGGTTCACGCTTGTGAACGCCACGGGACTGCTGCAGGTGACCTGATCAGCTTGTATCGTACCGGCACCAAGCGCATTGTAAACTGTGACCGTGACGGATGCGCAACCCGTGGTATTACAAGTGCCAGTTGCACGCACAAAATAGGTCGTGGTGACCGAAGGCGCTACGACGATCGAGGCGCCAGTACCAATTACGGTGCTTCCGCAAGAACCTGCAAACCACTGATAGGTTCCACCTGTTCCAAGAGCGCCGCCGATCTGCGAGAGGGTGGTACTCGAACCTGCGCAAAGCGTAGTCCCACCAGAGATGGAGGATGGCTGTACCGAATTTGAGTTGACGGTCACCGTCACCGATGCACATGCAGTTGTATTACATGTCCCAGAATATCGGGCGAAGTAAGTCGTCGTTGAACCCGGCGTTACGGAAATCGAGGCACCGTTACCAAGGAAAGTCCCTCCGCAAGCACCCGAGTACCATTGAACCACAGCTCCTGTTCCCAACGAACCACCAACTGCGGTAAGCGTTGTCGACGTCCCTGGGCATACGGAGGTTGTACCGGAGATCGAAGACGGTTGAACCGAGTTTGAGTTGACAGTAACCGTAGTTGTTGCCGAAGAAACGCAACCGCTAGCATTCGTGGTGAGGGTATATGTCGTCGTAGATGTCGGGCAAGCCGTGGTTGTTGCAGAATTCGGAGAACTAAGGCCGGCACTTGGTGTCCAAGAATAGGTGGTTACCGAGCCAGAAACGATATTCACGTCGTCTACATACCAGCCACTATTTGCAGTTCCCGGTCCACAGCAACCGTCACCGGTATCATACCGAAAGCGAAGACGACCATTGCTTGTCGCTGGCACGGATGAGGTCAACGTCACTAAACGCCAAGTTGCATCACCATAATTGTGAAGGTCAGCGTTAAAGGCAGTGACCATCGGTGTCCAAGTTGCTCCACCGTCAGTTGAATAATCTACGAGTTCCGTATCGTAATAACATGGCCATCCACCTTCGTTGTTTGAGAAGGAGCGGAATGAAACGGTCAATGTCGAGGCGAACGAAAGCGTCGGAGACATGATATAAGAGTTCTCGGCCCCTAGATTTCCATAGTTAGGTGTTCCAAAGCTTGTGCTTCCAAATCCCCAAGCTTGGATGCCCCAAGTGGGCGCAATAGATCCCGCGCCACCACAAGTACTTCCTGCACTCAATATGGACCAACCTTGTGCGCTGCCGTTAAAGTTGTAAGTGGTGTTGGTTCCACCGCTTCCGCCACCTGAGACGGATCCAGAAAGCGTTGTACATCCGCCTGCACAAATCGAATTGGGGGACGCAGATGCGGTTGTCACGCAAACAGGCGCAAGAGGAGTGATGGTAATTTGTCCGTTGCCAGACCTTACACCCGCGAGATTGCTTTGGCTGCTTCCTCCATTGTATGAGCCGCCGCCGCCGCCGACACCATAGAAGGTGCCACCGCCGCCACCGCTATATCCGCCGCCACCGCCGCCACCAGTCCATGAGTACCAGTCGCCGCCGCCGCCGCCGCCAAATCCGCCGAATCCACCAGTGCCGCCACCTGCACCTCCAGCACCACCATTGACAAAGGCAATCCCTGGTTGTGCCACACCATTGCTCGCACCGTTTCCATAAAGACCACCTCCTCCAGCTCCAGAATCATAATAAATGCCGCCAGCGACTCCGCCTCCGTTCCCTCCAGTTCCGCCCGTCCCGCCTTGTGTGCCCTGATAGTTATACCCATCGATGCCATTTTGGCCAGTGGTGCTGGTCGTCCCGCTTGCGTTTCCCGAGCTAAATGCATAGCCAGGGTAGTACCCGCCACCACCGCCACCAGCGATCACAAGCGGAATATTTGCACTTGTCGTTACAAATGATCCTCCCCCACCGCCTCCTTGGGTGCCTGCTCCTCCTTGTCCACCAACGAGTACTTTCAACACCTGTCCAGGAGTAACACTCACTGTGCCGGTAATAGAAGCACCCAATCCACCAGGAGTTCCAGAAGAACTTCCCCCTTCGGCACCCAAAGCTTGGATGGTAATGGAGGTCACTCCCGACGGCACCGTGTAGTTCTGCATTACACCCACATAATTAAACGTGGTCGCCTGAGACCAACCTAGATGGGCGATGCAAAAAACGCTTAGAAACAGCATCACCGCTCTGAAAGCGGTAATTTCTGAAGTCTTCTGAATGCCCTTTGTGTATTGAGTCGCTTTCATAAGCTTTACTGATGGATTCATTACTTGATCGTGAAGAGTGTTGGGTTTGTCTCGATCGTTTTTTTCTGATCAGGCCTCAGGTTATCAAACTCGGCCTTTGTCAATACTGATTTGGTAATCTCGTGATCATCCTGATGCTCCAATATCATCCTCTGAACCGCTGGTGGTAACATAAGAATCTGACTAGCAGCCATTTGCTTGGGTAGTCCTTTCATCGATTGCTCTGCAACTTTCACCTCGTTTGCAGCTTCCTGTGGCTGAGTGATTTCCTGCTGAGAATCAGAGGCTGCGTTTGACCCCGCAACCGCGTACACCTCCACCATGCCATTTTCCAACACCTTATATTGCTCTGGATGTGCAAGAATGTGTTCTTGGCGCGAAGGGCACTGTTCCTTGAAAGAGATCGTGGAAACAACCGTCGGTTTTTGCGTTGAAATCGTTGTCGATGACACCACCGATGATTGACCAAGCACTTGCATTTTTATAGCAAGCGAGAATAGAACAAGGAGAATAGCTACAGGTAACGTTTTCATATTGACTGAACTAAGCATTTTTTTCGACCAATTTTAAGGCTTGATGAAGGCTTTTACGATGTTGATGTAATCCCCAAAAAAATTCAAAATTGAGAGATCTAGGTGAATGGAATACATACAAACCGTGTATGTGTATATTGTCAGGATAGCTCACTTACAGGACTTACCCTGCGCAACAAGTTGAATTTGTGCTTTCAAATCCGTGAGCGTTTGCCCGGCAGCCACTTGAATCGCGACATTGCCCGTGGCTTTGTCAACCGTACAGCTGACAACACCCAAACATTCTTTCAAGGAAAGAAACCGCTCCTGCATCAATTCCAGCGAATTGCCGGGAATCTTTGCAAGTTCTTCGCCGCTCGCACTCACCAAACGATCCGTATCGACCATTAAAGCCAAAGTTGTCAGCGCACCTTCGGCTTCGATGCCGGTCACTGAAACCTCGATGATCGCGATATTTTTCGAGGTAGGAACAGCCGCACCTTGTGCCTTGACGCTTCCGAAAAAGGCAACCACACCGAAAAGAAACATGGTTGCATTCAAAACGATTCGTATTTTCATAACTTTCACCAATTTCAAACCCAATAAACAACCAGCCCACATCACCCAAGGGCAATGCGGTTCCGTTTGACTTTCCAATTGTGGGTTTCCCCTAGTGTGCTTTCGTCGCGAAAAGTTGATTGACTTCCAGCAAACCGATTCTAAGTACGTAAGAAAAATCGCAGATTCCAAGGCCATTCGAAAAAAAATACTCAAAAACGTAGAATTAAGATTTCCTTAAAATCCAGCTTTGAGTGACTTAGAGGCCATTCTGCTACTGTCCTAATTACCGGAATCAACGAAAAACAAAACAAACCACATCAAATACCAAAATCCATAAACATCTATTAATCAAGACATTGTAAGACAATGCAAAGAAGATACCTACCCGATACCTAGCCTCCACAACCTAAAAACTCCGGAAACAACGGCAATCGGCAAGTCATTGTTGCCCATTATGGATGTAAGAATTTAGCGGGATTTTGAATCAGAATAAAATTCCACCATCGCCCTCTTAAATGTGGATAAGCTACTAGATTCAAATCAAAATCCAGCGGAATCGACCTGCAATGTGGTCTATGACCAAGTCCATTTTCGACCTCCATCAGACAACATAAGCGCTGACTTTTCTGAAGGCCTTCTTGAAACGCTATGAAAGTCCGATCTTCGAAAGAAATTTACGGAGAGGCCTACCTTCCATTAAACCATCCGCCCGATCGGCAGTCCAATCCCCAAACATCATGAAATTGATTATGAAAAAGCTATTCT
This genomic window from Bacteroidota bacterium contains:
- a CDS encoding HYR domain-containing protein — translated: MKATQYTKGIQKTSEITAFRAVMLFLSVFCIAHLGWSQATTFNYVGVMQNYTVPSGVTSITIQALGAEGGSSSGTPGGLGASITGTVSVTPGQVLKVLVGGQGGAGTQGGGGGGSFVTTSANIPLVIAGGGGGGYYPGYAFSSGNASGTTSTTGQNGIDGYNYQGTQGGTGGTGGNGGGVAGGIYYDSGAGGGGLYGNGASNGVAQPGIAFVNGGAGGAGGGTGGFGGFGGGGGGDWYSWTGGGGGGGYSGGGGGTFYGVGGGGGSYNGGSSQSNLAGVRSGNGQITITPLAPVCVTTASASPNSICAGGCTTLSGSVSGGGSGGTNTTYNFNGSAQGWSILSAGSTCGGAGSIAPTWGIQAWGFGSTSFGTPNYGNLGAENSYIMSPTLSFASTLTVSFRSFSNNEGGWPCYYDTELVDYSTDGGATWTPMVTAFNADLHNYGDATWRLVTLTSSVPATSNGRLRFRYDTGDGCCGPGTANSGWYVDDVNIVSGSVTTYSWTPSAGLSSPNSATTTACPTSTTTYTLTTNASGCVSSATTTVTVNSNSVQPSSISGTTSVCPGTSTTLTAVGGSLGTGAVVQWYSGACGGTFLGNGASISVTPGSTTTYFARYSGTCNTTACASVTVTVNSNSVQPSSISGGTTLCAGSSTTLSQIGGALGTGGTYQWFAGSCGSTVIGTGASIVVAPSVTTTYFVRATGTCNTTGCASVTVTVYNALGAGTIQADQVTCSSPVAFTSVNPAVGGSGGYAYQWQSSNDNINFSDIPGATGVTYTPPGTVGTIYYRRKVTDACGVVFTGSSQNIAWTAVSGNAFTSGNSITKNGPDGWDAGAYSLQNVRVGGFIQFQAGQTNTYKMMGLNSDPAADNSYCSIDYAIYLAADGNEYIYENCGNPASLGPYNTGDVFRVEWTSNNQIVYKKNGVVNYTSAITPSATLYGDLSLYSNGSSFVNVVMAGDDNLALTVNSPSVAPTSISGIASVCAGSSTTLTAVGGSLGTGAVVQWYSGSCGGTFIGNGASISVTPGSTTTYFARYSGTCNITGCASVTVNVNSASVAPTSISGATTICAGTATTLTAVGGSLGSGASVQWYSGSCGSTFVGSGASISVAPGSTTTYFARYSGTCNTTGCISTTINVTPVPASPTSVTASPSAICIGASSNLNAISTGNNINWYTVPSGGVAIGTTASGANFLVSPGSTTTYYAEAVTLSGGGSGSQTFNYNGGIQTFTVPSGVTSISITALGAQGGNPNDRLTTNSTGGLGGSATGTLAVTPGQVLNVYVGGQGDASGTGGFNGGGTGGLGVAGGSCSGGFAAGGGGASDVRVGGVSLTNRVIVAAGGGGAGRDYCNGSCQPCGCGGGGGGAGGAIGTNGGAAYDCGFTYPGSGINYGGGGTAGGGGNAGAADGGGGNVGTIGVSGTGGTGANGQYDVAGGGGGGGYFGGGGGGGASDGSGVGGGGGGGGSSYLGGVTAGSTSTGVRAGHGQVVIAWNSPLAAACVSATRTPVTVTLNTPSTAPTSVSGVTSICVGGSTTLTQVGGALGTGASYQWFTGSCGSTSAGSGSSITVSPTVTTTYFVRATGTCNTTTCAQVTVTVIPNNTVTASTPQTRCINTALSPNMTHTTTGATGIGAATGLPTGVTATWASNTITISGTPTVAGTFNYSIPLTGGCGAVNATGTITVTPNNTVTASTPQTRCVNTALSPNMTHTTTGATGIGAATGLPAGVTAVWASNTITISGTPTVAGTFNYSIPLTGGCGSVNATGTVTVNPLPAAAATSATICNGQTATITASGGGTYLWNTGATTASISVNPTSTTTYTVTVTSGAGCTATASGTVTVNPLPVAAIAGTNTICTGQSTTLTASGGGTYLWSTGSTSASISVNPTATTTYTVTVTSGAGCTSTATRTVTVNPLPVAVVTGSTNICVGSSATLTASGGATYAWNTGATTATLTVSPSVTTTYTVTVTSLAGCTSTATGTITVTPATTIANAGPDQAVCATTTNLAANTPTNGTGAWSIISGAGGSIATASSPTSAFTGVAGNTYTLRWTISNAPCLPSTDDVVITINTGSTQPSSISGTTTVCNGTPTMLTQVGGILGTGAVYNWYSGSCGTTLVGTGPSVTVTPTTTTTYFVRAQGTCNTTNCATVTVTVNQFTASNAGPDQSVCTTTATLAGNTPTTGGGTWTLVSGTGTVTTPTSPTSGVTGLGVGPNTFRWTLLNGLCADSQDDVVITRDNTPPTIVCPAPVTMCADGFCQATVPNFITTGTTLITNSSTDFFGGQGYRNWFYGQYFANSSNNFTNLPTWTGFVWQDAQAFSTPYLDANGGHPGVNDLKWAVRRWISTYSRAVNIRIQFYDRNTSCGDGANIRVFKNGVEIQNYLNIPGSMVTLNVPTTVACGDRIDFAIDPKFDAGCDDTHFTAEITSTNTATVNDNCGVASVTQSPAYLASAPIGVSPVTLTATDVNGNTANCTFNLNVVDQQAPVAICRNVTIQLNAGGSGSVTAAAVNNGSTDNCGVPTVSVSPSTFGCANVGANTVTLTATDGSNNTNTCTATVTVQDVTAPTAVCQNVTVALNGSGNATVTAAQVNNGSSDACGLATSDGEPEQLHLCQPRPEYGDPDGTRREQQPEHLYGNGNGGRQYQSDDCLPCQHQREQHLECLQCTGDVHGNDHG